Proteins from a single region of Chrysemys picta bellii isolate R12L10 chromosome 9, ASM1138683v2, whole genome shotgun sequence:
- the TENT5D gene encoding terminal nucleotidyltransferase 5D, with the protein MTEDLDHRFSSLTWDQIKILDQVLTEVIPIHGRGNFPTLEVKPKDIIHVVKEQLIEKQITVRDIRLNGSTASHILVKQNGTSYKDLDIIFGVELPSEQEFQVVKEAVLNCLLDFLPKCVNKEKITAQTMKDAYVQKMVKVSTDHDRWSLISLSNNSGKNVELKFVNSLRRQFEFSVDSFQIILDSMLNVYSDTECELTEDLHPTIIAESMYGDFNEAMDHLKYKLISTRNPEEIRGGGLLKYSNLLVRDFKPADEAEIKSLERYMCSRFFIDFPDVAEQQRKIESYLRNHFIGEEKSKYDYLMTLRGVVNESTVCLMGHERRQTLNMITILALKVLGEQNIIPNAANVTCYYQPAPYISDRNFSNYYVAHGQPPVIYQPYPFHIQMQSGMV; encoded by the coding sequence ATGACTGAGGATTTAGATCACAGATTCAGTAGTCTCACTTGGGATCAGATAAAAATACTGGATCAAGTATTAACTGAGGTAATACCCATTCATGGAAGAGGAAATTTTCCAACACTGGAAGTAAAGCCAAAGGATATCATTCATGTTGTAAAGGAGCAGCTTATTGAGAAGCAAATCACTGTTAGAGACATCCGCCTGAATGGTTCAACAGCTAGTCACATCCTTGTGAAACAGAATGGAACTAGCTACAAAGACCTGGACATCATTTTTGGTGTTGAATTACCAAGTGAACAAGAATTTCAGGTTGTTAAGGAGGCAGTGCTGAATTGCCTACTGGACTTTTTACCAAAATGTGTCAATAAAGAAAAGATCACTGCTCAGACTATGAAAGATGCATATGTGCAAAAGATGGTCAAAGTCTCCACTGATCACGACCGCTGGAGCCTCATCTCATTGTCAAACAACAGTGGAAAGAATGTAGAACTAAAATTTGTAAACTCACTCAGACGACAGTTTGAATTTAGCGTTGACTCCTTTCAAATAATACTGGACTCCATGTTAAATGTTTACAGTGATACAGAATGTGAATTGACAGAAGACTTACATCCCACCATTATTGCAGAGAGCATGTATGGAGACTTCAATGAGGCAATGGACCATTTAAAATACAAACTTATTTCCACAAGGAACCCTGAAGAAATCAGAGGTGGAGGCCTTCTGAAATACAGCAACCTTCTGGTTCGTGACTTTAAGCCAGCAGATGAGGCTGAAATTAAATCTTTAGAACGTTATATGTGTTCCAGATTCTTCATTGATTTTCCTGATGTCGCTGAGCAGCAAAGGAAAATTGAGTCATATTTGCGCAACCATTTCATTGGGGAAGAAAAGAGCAAGTATGACTACCTGATGACTCTGCGCGGAGTTGTAAATGAGAGCACAGTCTGTCTCATGGGACATGAACGACGACAAACTCTGAACATGATTACAATTCTCGCTTTAAAAGTACTTGGAGAACAAAACATCATCCCAAATGCAGCCAACGTAACATGCTACTATCAGCCCGCTCCATATATCAGTGACAGGAACTTCAGCAATTACTATGTTGCTCATGGACAGCCACCTGTCATCTACCAGCCATATCCATTTCATATACAAATGCAAAGTGGAATGGTTTAG